CCTTCTCTTCGTAGAGGCTGGCCCAGGCGTCTTCGTCGCCCGTCACGGGCGCATTCATCGCGCCGCTGTCGTGACATGCCATGCAGGCGGTCTCGTTGACCTCGGAGCCGGACATGGCGACTTCTTCCTCGTCGTCGTCATCGTCTTCGGCGTCGTCCACCGCGACGTCGGGAGCGGACTCGCCCGCTTCACGGACGACGCCAACCGTCAGCAGGTTGCGCTCGACACGATCCCGTTCATGGGCGAGCCGTGCCTGCTCGCGGGATTCGTCGAACGTGCTGGCAAACACGGCCAGGATGCCGATGATCACCGCGCTCACCACGAGCAGCGCCATCACCCCGCCGAAGGTTTTCAAGAATGCCTTATCGTCTTGCTCGTCGCTCACGCTCCACACTCCATCGAAATAAGTGCCCGCAACGGGGCCGGGAACCGGGACCGCAGTATATCCGAAAGACCCGACCCGCAAAACCTCGCCGCCCGGGAACGAGCATGGACGTATCCGCCCATAACCGCTATCCTACGCAGCTCAAATCAACGCGCCCGTAGCTCAG
This sequence is a window from Aquisalimonas asiatica. Protein-coding genes within it:
- a CDS encoding c-type cytochrome, producing the protein MSDEQDDKAFLKTFGGVMALLVVSAVIIGILAVFASTFDESREQARLAHERDRVERNLLTVGVVREAGESAPDVAVDDAEDDDDDEEEVAMSGSEVNETACMACHDSGAMNAPVTGDEDAWASLYEEKGLEELVDNAINGIGAMPARGGDSSLSDEEVRNAVVYMLGESGVDVDD